Proteins encoded together in one Bactrocera neohumeralis isolate Rockhampton chromosome 4, APGP_CSIRO_Bneo_wtdbg2-racon-allhic-juicebox.fasta_v2, whole genome shotgun sequence window:
- the LOC126755891 gene encoding general odorant-binding protein 56h-like: protein MKELFILVILAALYSKAVCKEMLSDEKFELPCLIAANVTEADLKKFRTNGLKANEANANIKCMAKCMMEKREMIKKGVFDPEKAYAEIIRIPELKGQGDLIKEAINVCKTEKGANECDTAFKITMCLREFKSRND from the exons ATGAAAGAGCTTTTCATTTTAGTTATACTGGCTGCCTTATATAGCAAGGCTGTG TGTAAAGAAATGTTAtctgacgaaaaatttgaattgccTTGCTTGATTGCGGCGAATGTGACCGAAGCAGACTTAAAAAAGTTCCGTACTAATGGCCTAAAAGCTAATGAAGCCAATGCAAACATAAAATGTATGGCGAAATGCATGATGGAGAAGCGGGAAATGATTAAGAAAGGTGTTTTCGATCCCGAGAAAGCCTATGCGGAAATCATACGAATCCCAGAGCTGAAGGGGCAAGGGGACCTAATCAAAGAAGCAATAAATGTTTGCAAAACTGAGAAGGGCGCCAATGAATGTGATACAGCTTTCAAGATTACCATGTGCCTTCGGGAATTTAAATCGCGTaatgattaa
- the LOC126756362 gene encoding general odorant-binding protein 56h-like — MPLTLLCFIAALLVVAQADMTPLELMDACNKESGITKGELQQYFDSQMDPAKATNAIKCHMKCVSEKMGFYKNNMLDETVTIKYLNENNMAPKASVQTVKQSLQKCNQMKGANPCDTAYQIMTCFKSQPIFA; from the exons ATGCCGTTAACTTTACTTTGTTTCATAGCCGCGCTTTTGGTAGTTGCGCAG GCGGATATGACGCCCCTGGAATTAATGGATGCCTGCAACAAGGAGAGTGGTATCACTAAAGGGGAGTTACAGCAATACTTCGACAGTCAAATGGATCCTGCTAAGGCCACCAATGCCATTAAGTGTCACATGAAGTGTGTTAGTGAAAAAATGGGTTTCTATAAAAACAATATGCTCGACGAAACGGTGACAATTAAATACCTGAACGAAAATAATATGGCCCCGAAAGCGAGTGTACAAACTGTGAAGCAGAGCTTACAGAAATGCAATCAAATGAAAGGTGCCAATCCTTGCGACACAGCCTACCAGATTATGACCTGTTTTAAGTCGCAGCCTATTTTTGCATAA